In the genome of Plasmodium gaboni strain SY75 chromosome Unknown, whole genome shotgun sequence, the window ttaaaatattaatcttaaaatgtattaaatcattagttattatatatatatatatatatatgttttaaaattggtatgttttttttttttttttttttttttttattacatatttttttcataattgaataattttatatcaatagaagaaaaaaaaaaaaatgctTATTAAAAATGGTTGTAGcacaaaatataaaataactAATAAGAGGAATCCTAATGATATACATGATAATTCAAAGAATGAGAACATGAATAAATCGATAAATTACAATATAttcaataaaatatataaatatatattacttgcccatttaattatatttatatgtattaataataaggtgaaatataaaatgtaaaaaaatgagaagatcttattttaatttttttacaaGTAGCAGcatgtttatatatattataattacattaatattatatatatatatatatatatatataatatatttttatttttatttttattttctttttagAATAACCGTACGAACTTCTCttattatcaatatatttataaaaatgaatcatttaataaattacaAATTAGATCACTGTCAGATATTCATGTCAATAATGATTATTCCGATTCTAATCGTGCAAGTCAAAATACTTCAAATTTAAGAAccaaaaatattaaacaaaatgataagcaaaataaaaataatataaaaaaagagataaataataaagacAATATAAACGAGAGTTTAATGTCAAAACCTAAAAATTTAGAAgatttaatatttaaaaaaagaagagAAGAAGCACATTTAAATGAAGGAAAAGTTTTATCACGATTTGATAAAATTAAGTGCTTTCTTGATATCTTTGATGACTTTTTTATAGATAAAATGATAGATAATAATgttcaaaaaaaagattcaccatcattaaaattaattacagaaaatattgtaatacattttatggctttttttcctttttcttTACCACTCTTTTCTCGTATATCTAATAGATTAAATTTCTATGCAATTAATCATgaaaagaagaaaaagccaaatgatatattacatataacagacgataaaaaaaaactttaTGGTGtaaaatgatatttatataatattgtttatatCTACACGtcaaaatgaataaattaaattagtaatatatatatatatatatatat includes:
- a CDS encoding putative exported protein (Plasmodium exported protein, unknown function); translated protein: MLIKNGCSTKYKITNKRNPNDIHDNSKNENMNKSINYNIFNKIYKYILLAHLIIFICINNKNNRTNFSYYQYIYKNESFNKLQIRSLSDIHVNNDYSDSNRASQNTSNLRTKNIKQNDKQNKNNIKKEINNKDNINESLMSKPKNLEDLIFKKRREEAHLNEGKVLSRFDKIKCFLDIFDDFFIDKMIDNNVQKKDSPSLKLITENIVIHFMAFFPFSLPLFSRISNRLNFYAINHEKKKKPNDILHITDDKKKLYGVK